The Ancylobacter sp. WKF20 genome contains a region encoding:
- a CDS encoding penicillin-binding protein activator → MSRAGHSTGMQDESTGRRGGLFTRGTSRRAVLLGAASAVLAGCGSMRDTAPPQASLAPVEPAAPPLPANVLGTGTTKIGLILPLGASGNAAVAAQSLRNAAEMAIAEFTGANIQLIVKDDGGTGPGAQAAAQQAIDEGARAIIGPVFAHTVAAAGQVARQRGVPLVGFSTDTNVATQGVYLLSFLPQTDVDRAVRYAASTGRRSFAGLVPDNAYGSVVEAAFRETVPVVGGRVIGLERYATGGNGYAEAARRLAGSAAQADALFLPDAADAVPQIIQALDAAGVNLSGKQLIGTGLWDDRKLFAAPSLAGGIFAAPDPAGFRAFSQRYQARYGREPVRTATLAHDAVSLMAALVASQGEAGITDTAIQNPSGFTGVDGIFRFRADGTNQRGLAVMQIGGGTTQIVSPAPRSFAQAS, encoded by the coding sequence ATGAGCAGGGCCGGGCACAGCACAGGCATGCAGGACGAGAGCACAGGGCGCCGCGGCGGCCTTTTCACCCGGGGCACCAGCCGGCGCGCCGTCCTTCTCGGCGCGGCCAGCGCCGTCCTCGCCGGTTGCGGCTCGATGCGCGATACGGCGCCGCCGCAGGCAAGCCTGGCTCCGGTGGAGCCGGCCGCGCCGCCGCTTCCGGCCAATGTGCTGGGCACTGGCACCACCAAGATCGGCCTCATCCTGCCACTCGGCGCCAGCGGCAATGCGGCCGTGGCCGCGCAGTCGCTGCGCAACGCGGCGGAAATGGCCATCGCCGAATTCACCGGCGCCAATATCCAGCTCATCGTCAAGGATGATGGCGGCACCGGCCCGGGCGCACAGGCCGCAGCGCAGCAGGCGATCGACGAGGGCGCCCGTGCCATCATCGGTCCGGTCTTCGCCCACACCGTCGCCGCCGCCGGGCAGGTGGCGCGCCAGCGCGGCGTGCCGCTGGTCGGCTTCTCCACCGACACCAATGTGGCGACGCAGGGCGTCTATCTGCTGAGCTTCCTGCCGCAGACCGATGTCGACCGCGCCGTGCGCTACGCCGCCTCCACCGGCCGGCGCAGCTTCGCCGGCCTCGTGCCGGACAACGCCTATGGCTCGGTGGTCGAGGCCGCCTTCCGCGAGACCGTTCCGGTGGTCGGCGGGCGGGTGATCGGGCTGGAGCGTTACGCCACCGGCGGCAATGGCTATGCGGAAGCCGCCCGGCGGCTCGCCGGCTCGGCGGCGCAGGCCGACGCGCTGTTCCTTCCCGATGCGGCGGACGCCGTGCCGCAGATAATCCAGGCGCTCGACGCGGCCGGGGTGAACCTCTCCGGCAAGCAGCTCATCGGCACCGGCCTGTGGGACGACCGCAAGCTCTTCGCCGCGCCCTCGCTCGCGGGCGGCATCTTCGCCGCGCCGGACCCGGCCGGCTTCCGCGCCTTTTCCCAGCGCTATCAGGCGCGCTATGGCCGCGAGCCGGTGCGCACGGCGACGCTGGCGCATGACGCGGTCTCGCTCATGGCGGCGCTGGTCGCGTCGCAGGGCGAGGCGGGCATCACCGATACGGCGATCCAGAACCCCTCGGGCTTCACCGGCGTGGACGGCATCTTCCGCTTCCGCGCCGACGGCACCAACCAGCGCGGCCTCGCGGTGATGCAGATCGGCGGCGGTACCACCCAGATCGTCAGCCCGGCCCCACGCAGCTTCGCGCAGGCGAGCTGA
- the rsmI gene encoding 16S rRNA (cytidine(1402)-2'-O)-methyltransferase produces the protein MDTPAPVERSRVFRLAGQSLPAPRPQPGLHIVATPIGNLGDITLRGLETLAAADLIACEDTRVTRRLLDRYGIETPLVAYHDHNAEQMRPRILARLEAGGMVALVSDAGTPLVSDPGYKLVAAAIAGNHRVVPLPGASASLAALVAAGLPTDRFFFEGFLPPKSGARQTRIAELKTLPATLVIYESGPRLPESLADLAAGLGPRPGAVCRELTKTFEEVRRAPLDTLAGHYAEVGAPKGEIVLVIGPPLAEEASEADIDAALRRALATLSVKDAAASVAVATGLPRRAVYARALALQQDD, from the coding sequence ATGGATACTCCCGCTCCCGTCGAACGTTCCCGCGTCTTCCGCCTTGCCGGCCAGAGCCTTCCCGCGCCGCGCCCGCAGCCCGGCCTGCATATCGTGGCGACGCCGATCGGCAATCTCGGCGACATCACCCTGCGGGGGCTGGAGACGCTCGCCGCCGCCGACCTCATCGCCTGCGAGGACACGCGGGTGACGCGGCGCCTGCTGGATCGTTACGGCATCGAAACGCCCTTGGTCGCCTATCACGATCACAATGCCGAGCAGATGCGCCCGCGCATTCTCGCCCGGCTTGAGGCGGGCGGCATGGTGGCGCTGGTGTCGGATGCCGGCACGCCGCTGGTCTCCGATCCCGGCTACAAGCTGGTCGCGGCCGCCATTGCCGGCAATCATCGCGTTGTGCCGCTGCCGGGCGCCTCGGCGAGCCTGGCCGCGCTGGTGGCGGCGGGGCTGCCGACCGACCGCTTCTTCTTCGAGGGCTTCCTGCCGCCCAAGAGCGGGGCGCGGCAGACCCGCATCGCCGAGCTCAAGACGCTGCCGGCGACGCTGGTGATCTATGAGAGCGGCCCGCGCCTGCCGGAGAGCCTCGCTGATCTCGCCGCCGGGCTTGGCCCCCGCCCCGGGGCCGTCTGCCGGGAGCTCACCAAGACCTTCGAGGAGGTGCGCCGCGCCCCGCTCGACACGCTCGCCGGCCATTACGCCGAGGTCGGGGCGCCGAAGGGCGAGATCGTGCTGGTCATCGGCCCGCCGCTGGCGGAGGAAGCCTCAGAGGCCGATATCGATGCCGCGCTGCGCCGGGCGCTGGCGACGCTCTCGGTGAAGGACGCGGCGGCGTCCGTCGCGGTCGCGACCGGCCTGCCGCGCCGCGCCGTCTATGCCCGCGCGCTCGCTCTCCAGCAGGACGACTAG
- a CDS encoding YraN family protein, with translation MPARSLSSRTTRVASPARQAAFARGMAAEAAAASLLEAQGFSVVARRVKTARGEIDLIVRRHDLLVFVEVKARRTLAGAAESLLARQRRRIAGAAEIFLADHPEFAGFDMRLDVVLVAPGRPPEHIAGAFEAE, from the coding sequence ATGCCCGCGCGCTCGCTCTCCAGCAGGACGACTAGGGTGGCCTCACCGGCCCGACAGGCGGCTTTCGCGCGCGGCATGGCCGCCGAGGCAGCGGCGGCCAGCCTATTGGAAGCTCAAGGTTTTTCCGTTGTTGCGCGGCGGGTGAAAACGGCGCGCGGGGAGATCGACCTGATCGTCCGCCGCCACGATCTCCTCGTCTTCGTCGAGGTGAAAGCCCGCCGCACGCTGGCGGGCGCGGCGGAGTCGCTGCTCGCGCGCCAGCGCCGGCGTATCGCCGGTGCGGCGGAGATTTTCCTCGCCGACCATCCCGAATTCGCCGGCTTCGACATGCGGCTGGACGTCGTGCTGGTGGCGCCCGGCCGGCCGCCGGAACATATCGCCGGCGCCTTCGAGGCGGAGTGA